Proteins encoded by one window of Desulfovibrio ferrophilus:
- a CDS encoding phenylacetate--CoA ligase family protein, which yields MTQQHRFIPHLDEQQIRDIQLDGLKWTVKHAFEGSLAYRKKLEDVGLKPGDVKSLDDLSQLPFTTVEDLRDGYPMPLLSVPEEELVRIHASSGTTGKRKVLVYTQKDVDDWKGMMARCYELAELTRLDRVQICVGYGLWTAGAGFQLGCEHFGATAVPVGPGNMEIQMQLIKDMGTTCLCSTASMALLLGEEIEKQGLRDSIKLEKCIFGAEAHTPKMRKRFEELLGLKHSFDITGMTELYGPGAGLECTAHEGIHYWADMYILEILDPVTHQPVAPGEIGEMVVTSLHKQAAPLIRYRTHDLTRLIPGICSCGVTMPRHEKILGRSDDMIIFRGVNIYPGQIADVLHKFPDTGSEYQIQLTRSGGRDSMRIKVERAKDVHSGCDSELSKTVSDALHKQLMARAGVEIVDFGSLPRSFGKTKRVIDERG from the coding sequence ATGACTCAGCAGCACCGGTTCATCCCCCATCTGGATGAACAGCAGATACGTGATATTCAGCTCGATGGCTTGAAGTGGACGGTCAAACACGCCTTTGAGGGTAGTCTTGCCTACCGCAAGAAACTTGAGGACGTCGGACTCAAGCCGGGTGATGTGAAAAGCCTGGATGATCTTTCCCAACTGCCGTTTACCACGGTTGAGGACCTGCGCGATGGCTATCCCATGCCGCTCTTGTCCGTTCCCGAAGAGGAGTTGGTGCGCATTCATGCCTCCAGCGGCACCACGGGCAAGCGCAAGGTGTTGGTCTACACCCAGAAGGACGTGGACGACTGGAAGGGTATGATGGCCCGCTGCTATGAATTGGCAGAATTGACGCGTTTGGACCGGGTGCAGATCTGCGTGGGCTATGGCCTCTGGACCGCTGGTGCCGGTTTCCAATTGGGTTGCGAGCATTTCGGGGCCACGGCGGTGCCGGTGGGGCCAGGCAATATGGAGATCCAGATGCAACTCATCAAGGATATGGGCACCACCTGTCTTTGCTCCACAGCCAGCATGGCGCTGCTGCTCGGTGAGGAGATCGAGAAACAGGGACTGCGTGACTCCATCAAGCTCGAGAAGTGTATCTTTGGAGCCGAGGCGCATACTCCCAAGATGCGCAAGCGGTTCGAGGAACTCCTGGGCCTGAAGCACAGTTTTGATATTACGGGCATGACGGAACTGTACGGACCGGGTGCAGGCCTGGAATGTACTGCCCACGAAGGCATCCATTACTGGGCTGATATGTATATTCTGGAGATTCTGGACCCCGTCACTCATCAACCCGTGGCACCGGGTGAGATCGGTGAGATGGTGGTGACTTCCCTGCATAAGCAGGCCGCACCTCTGATCCGCTATCGCACCCACGACCTGACACGGCTCATCCCCGGAATCTGTTCCTGCGGGGTGACCATGCCGCGCCACGAAAAGATCCTGGGCCGCTCCGATGACATGATCATCTTCCGTGGCGTGAACATCTACCCCGGTCAGATCGCCGATGTGCTTCACAAGTTCCCGGACACAGGCAGTGAATACCAGATTCAGCTGACGCGTTCCGGTGGGCGTGATTCCATGCGCATCAAGGTCGAGCGCGCCAAAGATGTTCACTCCGGCTGCGACAGTGAACTGTCCAAGACCGTCTCCGATGCCCTGCACAAGCAATTGATGGCGCGTGCCGGTGTGGAGATTGTGGACTTTGGGTCGCTTCCGCGTTCGTTTGGCAAGACCAAGCGGGTTATTGACGAAAGGGGCTGA
- the argC gene encoding N-acetyl-gamma-glutamyl-phosphate reductase: MATFKAGLVGVTGYAGMELARLLAGHEQIELVRATSRSDAGKTLCELYPSLTGTCLSELVITQPDPDDLAQACDIVFMAVPHGTAMDMAAKLLSRNVRVVDLSADFRLRDADIYAQWYGLEHREPQLIEDAVFGLPELYADKIKDAKLIANPGCYPTSAILGLYPALKAGIVETDGIVIDSKSGTTGAGRGANVGSLFCEVSDSFRAYNLGKHRHTPEIEQELSAISGEDLKISFNTHLLPINRGILSTSYTRLKKNLQLEDIFGLYSEVYSTAPWVRVLKRGTLPETRWVRGTMYCDIGLVVDPRTNRLIVVSAIDNLCRGASGQALANANLMLGLELSTGLNLAPLVP, from the coding sequence ATGGCGACTTTCAAGGCTGGTCTGGTGGGTGTCACTGGCTACGCAGGTATGGAACTGGCGCGGCTGTTGGCCGGACATGAACAGATCGAACTGGTACGGGCCACATCACGCTCCGATGCGGGCAAGACTCTGTGTGAACTTTACCCGAGCCTGACCGGAACCTGCCTCTCCGAACTGGTCATCACCCAACCCGACCCCGACGATCTGGCCCAGGCCTGTGATATCGTGTTCATGGCAGTGCCCCACGGAACGGCCATGGACATGGCGGCCAAGCTGCTGAGCCGCAACGTCCGCGTGGTGGACCTATCCGCCGATTTCCGCCTACGCGATGCTGACATCTATGCCCAGTGGTATGGTCTTGAGCACCGCGAACCACAGTTGATCGAGGACGCCGTCTTCGGCCTGCCCGAGCTGTATGCCGACAAGATCAAGGACGCCAAGCTCATCGCCAACCCCGGCTGCTACCCGACTTCCGCCATTCTTGGCCTGTACCCGGCACTGAAAGCGGGCATCGTGGAAACCGATGGCATTGTCATCGATTCCAAATCCGGCACCACAGGCGCCGGACGTGGTGCCAATGTGGGCAGCCTGTTCTGCGAGGTCTCCGACTCCTTCCGGGCTTACAATCTGGGCAAACACCGCCACACGCCCGAGATTGAGCAGGAGCTTTCCGCCATCTCCGGAGAAGACCTGAAAATCTCCTTTAACACCCATTTGCTGCCCATCAATCGGGGCATCCTGAGCACGTCCTACACCAGACTTAAAAAAAATCTTCAACTCGAGGACATATTCGGGTTATATTCGGAAGTGTACAGCACTGCCCCCTGGGTTCGGGTCTTGAAGAGGGGAACACTCCCGGAAACCCGCTGGGTACGTGGCACCATGTACTGTGACATCGGGCTGGTCGTCGACCCGAGAACCAATCGTCTGATCGTGGTCTCGGCCATCGATAACCTCTGTCGCGGAGCCTCCGGTCAGGCACTGGCAAACGCCAACCTGATGCTGGGGCTGGAACTCTCCACCGGCCTGAATCTCGCTCCACTGGTGCCATAG
- a CDS encoding DUF1844 domain-containing protein, which translates to MSDENKAEQPLEKMPLPQVTFSTFVMSLASSALVHLGEVPEPETGQMMPSLPVAKHTIDILAMLQEKTGNCLDPDETQLLEGLLYDLRMKYVVKNK; encoded by the coding sequence ATGTCCGACGAAAACAAGGCCGAACAGCCCCTCGAAAAGATGCCCCTGCCGCAGGTGACGTTTTCCACCTTCGTGATGTCTCTGGCGTCTTCGGCGCTGGTACATCTGGGCGAGGTGCCCGAACCCGAAACCGGGCAGATGATGCCCAGCCTGCCCGTGGCCAAGCACACCATCGACATCCTGGCCATGCTTCAGGAAAAGACCGGCAACTGCTTGGACCCCGATGAGACCCAATTGCTGGAAGGCCTGCTCTACGACCTGCGCATGAAGTACGTGGTCAAAAACAAATAG
- a CDS encoding EAL and HDOD domain-containing protein, whose amino-acid sequence MSQQLPTGDSTSESVFVARQPVFDDHQDIWGYELLFRASAEARGAQISDADMATAKVIADGFILAAGGMKSGQRALINFPQSLILDQFAFALPSDVAVIEILEDVKPEPEVIEALQTLKESGYSLAMDDFMGEPELMPFVEMADILKVDILGILGPEGIANADKLRKVMADLGSTKCRLLAEKVEDNDVFGLCKELGFTLFQGYFFAKPEIIPGKKISTGEVTKIQLLKELGNPDFEVGKLSRVIQADLSLSYRLFRYINSAGMGVRHEVESVQRALTLLGQRQITQWLRVVIMSDLAPSKKGEEMAFMSVQRARFLELLHSAAGQMNIPHETLFLLGLFSMLDALLGMPMDEILQNIPLDEEVKKALMGDESRYGALLGLVGAYERADWDSAKAILEQFNLQPEKADKNYVEAMTWTQDILGGAQEAAQPQ is encoded by the coding sequence ATGTCCCAACAGCTGCCTACTGGCGATTCTACATCTGAGTCTGTCTTTGTGGCCCGCCAGCCCGTTTTTGATGATCATCAGGATATCTGGGGCTATGAACTCCTGTTCCGGGCTTCGGCAGAAGCTCGTGGAGCCCAGATCAGTGACGCCGACATGGCCACGGCCAAGGTGATTGCTGACGGTTTCATCCTGGCCGCTGGAGGCATGAAGTCAGGCCAGCGAGCCCTCATCAACTTCCCCCAAAGTCTCATTCTCGACCAATTTGCCTTCGCCCTGCCCAGCGATGTGGCGGTCATCGAAATCCTTGAAGACGTGAAGCCCGAGCCCGAAGTCATCGAAGCGCTCCAGACCTTGAAAGAAAGCGGCTACTCTCTGGCCATGGATGATTTCATGGGCGAACCCGAATTGATGCCTTTTGTGGAAATGGCCGACATTCTCAAGGTCGATATTCTGGGCATCCTGGGTCCCGAGGGCATTGCCAATGCAGACAAGTTGCGCAAAGTCATGGCCGATCTGGGTTCCACCAAGTGCCGCCTGCTGGCAGAAAAGGTCGAGGACAACGATGTTTTCGGTCTGTGCAAGGAATTGGGATTCACCCTGTTCCAGGGCTATTTCTTCGCCAAGCCCGAGATCATTCCCGGCAAAAAGATTTCCACCGGCGAAGTGACCAAGATTCAACTGCTCAAGGAACTGGGCAACCCGGACTTTGAAGTAGGCAAGCTCTCGCGGGTCATCCAGGCTGATCTGTCTCTTTCCTATCGCCTCTTCCGGTACATCAACTCCGCAGGCATGGGCGTACGCCATGAGGTGGAAAGCGTCCAACGTGCACTCACGTTGCTAGGCCAACGCCAAATCACCCAATGGCTGCGAGTGGTCATCATGTCTGATCTTGCTCCCTCAAAAAAGGGCGAGGAAATGGCCTTCATGTCCGTTCAGCGGGCCAGGTTCCTGGAGCTGTTGCATTCGGCGGCCGGGCAGATGAATATTCCGCACGAAACACTATTCCTGCTCGGATTATTCTCCATGCTGGATGCCCTGCTGGGTATGCCCATGGACGAAATTCTGCAAAATATCCCTCTGGATGAAGAGGTCAAGAAGGCCCTGATGGGCGACGAAAGCCGCTATGGGGCACTGCTGGGCTTGGTGGGGGCATACGAACGCGCGGATTGGGACAGCGCCAAGGCCATTTTGGAACAGTTCAATCTCCAGCCGGAAAAGGCCGACAAGAATTATGTGGAGGCTATGACCTGGACCCAGGATATTCTCGGAGGCGCACAAGAAGCGGCGCAACCGCAATAG
- a CDS encoding pyridoxal-phosphate-dependent aminotransferase family protein: protein MKTRLLTPGPTPLPEEVRLTLAMDMVHHRKEGFTALLGEIQQGLKWLFGTEQPVIPLTCSGTGAMTAAVGNLFKPGEQVLVIEGGKFGERWGEIAGTHGLDCAVMTVPWGKAVTVEHVETALKNYPDAKGILIQASETSTGVLHPIKELAAFTRERDLMLVVDGISAVGISPCPMDEWGIDCLLTGSQKGLMLPPGLAFIALSERAWKRVEEIKPRNFYFNLLGERAKIMVNNQTNFTPAINLLMGLSTCLDLFQERTMEEVFRTQWALTQMARAGAKALGLELLAKDHYTWGLTSIRLPAGVDGAVLLKACAERYGVVMAGGQGHLKGRIVRMGHMGHVDFADVMAGLYALAQGLKLTGGHSGSRDYLERAMEAFETSLADGPPADLC from the coding sequence ATGAAGACACGTCTGCTCACGCCCGGCCCCACGCCGCTGCCCGAAGAGGTTCGCCTGACCCTGGCCATGGATATGGTCCACCACCGCAAAGAGGGATTCACCGCGCTGCTGGGTGAGATTCAGCAGGGACTCAAATGGCTGTTCGGCACCGAGCAACCCGTCATACCCCTGACTTGCTCCGGTACCGGCGCCATGACCGCCGCCGTGGGCAATCTCTTCAAACCCGGCGAACAGGTGCTGGTCATCGAGGGTGGAAAGTTCGGCGAACGCTGGGGCGAAATCGCCGGGACCCACGGTCTGGACTGCGCGGTGATGACCGTGCCCTGGGGCAAAGCCGTGACCGTCGAGCACGTGGAAACCGCACTCAAAAACTACCCCGACGCCAAGGGCATCCTGATCCAGGCCTCCGAGACATCCACAGGCGTCCTGCATCCCATCAAGGAGCTGGCGGCCTTTACCCGCGAGCGCGACTTGATGCTCGTGGTGGACGGTATCTCGGCTGTCGGCATCTCCCCTTGCCCCATGGACGAATGGGGCATCGACTGCCTACTCACCGGCTCACAAAAAGGGCTAATGCTACCTCCGGGGCTGGCCTTCATCGCTCTGTCCGAGCGAGCCTGGAAACGCGTGGAAGAAATCAAGCCTCGCAATTTCTATTTCAATCTGCTGGGCGAACGCGCCAAGATCATGGTCAACAACCAGACCAACTTCACTCCGGCCATCAACCTGCTCATGGGACTCTCCACCTGCCTGGACCTGTTCCAAGAACGGACCATGGAAGAGGTCTTCCGCACGCAATGGGCGCTGACGCAGATGGCACGCGCCGGCGCCAAGGCCCTGGGGCTGGAACTTCTGGCCAAAGACCATTATACATGGGGCCTGACGTCCATCCGGCTGCCTGCCGGGGTGGATGGGGCCGTCCTGCTCAAGGCCTGTGCCGAGCGCTATGGCGTGGTCATGGCCGGAGGGCAGGGACACTTGAAGGGCCGCATCGTCCGCATGGGGCATATGGGCCATGTGGACTTCGCGGATGTCATGGCCGGGCTCTATGCTCTGGCACAGGGCTTGAAGCTTACAGGTGGACACTCCGGTTCCCGGGATTATCTGGAACGAGCCATGGAGGCCTTTGAGACGTCCCTGGCCGACGGACCGCCTGCGGACCTCTGCTAA
- a CDS encoding EAL and HDOD domain-containing protein — protein MSPDISMDNTYESIFVARQPIFDDQQDVWGYELLFRASAEAGGANVADGDLATAKVIADGFVLASDGMSTGQRALVNFPQNLILDQFAYALPSDIAVIEILEDVRPEPEVLEALQGLKDSGYTLAMDDFMGETELMPFVEMADILKVDILGILGPEGIAHADKLRKVMADLGSTNCRLLAEKVEDLEVFSLCKELGFTLFQGYFFAKPEIIPGKKISSNEIAKIQLLKELGAPDFDVNRLSKIIQLDPSLSYRLFRYINSAGMGVSQKVESVTRAITLLGQRQLSQWLRVVIMSDLAPTKKGQEVAFMSVQRGRFLELLAQQCPSGQKPETLFLLGLFSLLDAMLGQTMDEVLKHVPLDKAMEDALKGGESEFRFCLDLTKAYEYGDWEAVERMIAPHGITQPQAAPLYTEAMAWTQNILGDCNTPDCA, from the coding sequence ATGTCACCTGATATCTCCATGGACAACACATACGAATCCATCTTTGTGGCCCGCCAGCCCATCTTCGATGACCAACAGGATGTCTGGGGCTACGAGTTGCTGTTTCGCGCCTCTGCCGAAGCAGGTGGTGCCAATGTCGCCGATGGCGACCTAGCCACAGCAAAGGTCATCGCCGACGGATTTGTACTGGCCAGCGACGGCATGAGCACGGGGCAACGGGCTCTGGTCAATTTCCCCCAGAATCTGATTCTGGATCAATTCGCTTATGCTCTGCCGAGCGATATCGCTGTTATCGAGATTTTGGAAGATGTACGCCCCGAACCCGAAGTTCTCGAGGCCCTGCAAGGGCTCAAGGACAGCGGCTACACTCTGGCCATGGACGATTTCATGGGCGAGACCGAACTGATGCCCTTTGTGGAAATGGCCGACATTCTGAAAGTCGACATTCTGGGTATTCTCGGCCCCGAAGGCATTGCCCACGCAGACAAACTGCGCAAAGTCATGGCCGATCTCGGTTCCACCAACTGCCGTCTGCTGGCAGAAAAAGTCGAAGACCTTGAGGTCTTCAGCCTATGCAAGGAATTGGGCTTCACCCTGTTTCAAGGCTATTTCTTCGCCAAACCCGAGATCATTCCCGGCAAAAAGATTTCCTCCAACGAGATTGCCAAGATTCAGCTGCTCAAGGAACTGGGAGCGCCCGACTTCGATGTGAACCGGTTGTCAAAGATCATTCAACTGGACCCATCCCTGTCCTATCGCCTGTTCCGCTATATTAACTCCGCAGGCATGGGCGTTTCGCAAAAGGTTGAATCCGTTACCAGGGCCATCACCCTGCTCGGCCAGCGACAGCTCTCCCAGTGGCTGCGAGTCGTCATCATGTCCGACCTTGCGCCCACCAAAAAGGGGCAGGAAGTCGCATTCATGTCCGTCCAACGGGGGCGCTTCCTGGAACTACTGGCCCAGCAATGCCCCTCCGGGCAAAAACCAGAAACGTTATTCCTGCTCGGTCTGTTCTCGCTTCTGGATGCCATGCTCGGGCAGACCATGGATGAAGTCCTGAAGCATGTCCCCTTGGACAAGGCCATGGAGGACGCCCTCAAGGGCGGTGAGAGCGAGTTCCGATTCTGTCTTGATCTGACCAAGGCCTATGAATACGGAGATTGGGAAGCCGTGGAACGAATGATCGCACCACACGGCATTACGCAGCCCCAGGCCGCGCCCCTGTACACCGAAGCCATGGCCTGGACCCAGAATATCCTTGGAGATTGCAACACTCCTGACTGCGCCTGA